The following DNA comes from Lentibacillus sp. Marseille-P4043.
GGAAAAGATTACGCCTATTTGGATTTTTATACCTCGATCTGTCTTGATTCCTACCGTGATTATTGTACTAACAATCATTATTACAAAACAATTTGAGTCAAGATTGGCAATTGGACTCATTGGCATAACGTGTGGCGAAATGTATTATAGTTTTATCTTATCTAATTATGCCATCCAAGAGGGCATAGGTGATAAATCTTTTTTTGATATGCTGTTAACATTTGTCTTATTTGTGACGCTTCTTGAAGTATTACAGCAGGGAAAAATAGCGATCTATGCACTATCACAAGATTTTAAGCAATCAATGCGAAAACAAAAAGGACTAACACAACAGACCAAGAACGGCTAGCAAGGCAGAGCATTGTTAGCTGAAACAGGAAAAACATTGTGATAAGCACATTCTTTTGCTAGAATTAATAAAGCTATATTGGATAATACTGTTTCACCCGAAAAAAAGAGAAGAATAGAAAGGATGTTCCTTTTTATGAGGAAATCTGTAGTTGCAATTGTTGGGAGACCAAATGTAGGTAAGTCAACTATTTTTAATCGTTTAGTTGGAGAGAGAATATCAATAGTGGAAGATATCCCTGGTGTAACGAGGGATCGAATTTATGCTCAGAGCGAATGGTTAACATCAACATTTAATGTTATTGACACTGGTGGAATTGAAATTGGTGACGAACCATTACTAGTAAAAATGCGGGAACAAGCTGAAGTAGCCGTTGATGAAGCGGATGTTATCATCTTTTTGGTAAACGGAAGAGAAGGGATAACAGCTGCTGATGAAGAAGTAGCTAAACTATTATACAAATCAAATAAGCCTGTCGTTCTCGCTGTTAATAAAATAGATAATCCGGATATGCGTGAAAAAATTTATGAGTTCTATTCGCTAGGTTTCGGAGAACCATATCCAATTTCCGGTTCACACGGGCTTGGCCTTGGCGATCTACTGGATGCGGTGGTAGATCTCTTTCCAGAACAGGAATCTGACGATGTAGAAGAAGATACCATCTACTTCAGTTTGATTGGCAGACCAAATGTCGGAAAATCATCGCTGGTTAATGCCATTTTGAATGAAGAACGGGTGATTGTAAGTGAAATAGAAGGAACAACAAGGGATGCCATTGATACCCATTTACATAAAGATGATCAGGATTATGTCATCATCGACACCGCCGGTATGCGGAAACGGGGAAAGGTGTACGAAACAACAGAAAAATATAGTGTGTTGCGTGCACTAAAAGCAATCGAACGTTCAGATGTTGTGCTTGTTTTAATTGATGCGGAAACAGGAATTCGCGAGCAAGATAAAAAAATCGCCGGCTATGCACATGAGGCAGGACGAGCTGTCATTATTGTTGTGAACAAATGGGATACCGTTGAGACAAATGAGAAAACAATGAAAGAGTTTGAAACGAAGCTACGTGCCCATTTTCAATTTCTGGATTATGCGCCAATTGTCTTTTTATCAGCGAAAACAAAAAAACGATTACACACACTAACACCTGCTATTAACTTAGCAAGTGAAAATCATGCGAAACGGGTACCGACAAATGTTTTGAATGACGTGATTATGGATGCGTTAGCAATGAATCCAACACCAACTGTTAAAGGAAGACGGCTAAAAGTACTTTACGCAACACAAGTCGCAATTAAGCCACCAAGTTTTGTTGTCTTTGTAAATGACCCAGATTTAATGCATTTCTCGTATAAACGTTTCCTAGAAAACAAAATTAGGGATGCATTTGGATTTGTTGGTACACCAATCAAGATATTTGCAAGAAAACGGCAGTAAGGAGGAGATTGATTTGGCTAAAATAGCTGTATTAGGGGCAGGTAGCTGGGGAACAGCTTTAAGTATTGTCCTAGCAGATAATGGACACGAGGTGAAATTGTGGTCCCATCGCAAGGAACAGGTTGAGGCAATCAACACAACTCATAAAAATGAAAAATACTTGGAAATTATGATCCCAAAGGAAATAAAAGCGTACAATGATTTAAGTGCAGCAGTAGAGGACGTAACCGCGATTGTACTTGTTGTGCCAACGAAAGCGATTCGGGAAGTTTGCGGTCAATTGAATGACTTGCCTCTGGACAATGCAACACTAATCCACGCGTCGAAAGGGATTGAACCGGAGTCATTAAAGCGTGTTTCGGAAATGATTACTGAAGAAATGGACCAATATAATGATGAAGATATTGTTGTATTATCTGGTCCAAGCCATGCGGAAGAAGTTGGGAAACGACAACCAACAACCGTGACCGTTTCATCAAGTAATGAGACAAATGCAAAAATCGCCCAGGATTTATTTATTAATGAATTTTTCCGTGTGTATACAAGTCCTGATGTCATTGGAGTGGAGCTTGGTGGTGCGCTAAAAAACATCATTGCCCTAGGTGCTGGTATTTCTGATGGACTAGGTTATGGTGATAATGCGAAGGCAGCACTTATTACAAGAGGATTAGCTGAAATCGCTCGACTAGGAACATCGCTTGGTGCCAACCCATTGACATTTTTAGGGCTGCCAGGTGTCGGTGATTTAATTGTGACTTGTACAAGTGTACACAGCAGAAACTGGCGTGCAGGAAACCTACTAGGAAAGGGAAATAAATTAGATCAAGTGTTGGATCAAATGGGCATGGTTGTAGAAGGTGTTCGAACAACAAAAGCAGCATACCAATTCGCGACGAAACAACAAATAGAAATGCCGATAACAAATGGGATCCACAAAATCCTTTTTGAAGAAGCAAAACCTAAAGACGTCGTTGATCAATTAATGAATCGGAATAAGCGTGAAGAAATGGACGACCTTGCATTGTTGCTAAGCAATAGGTATTCCTAATAACACTTATATCGCCCTCTTGCATATACTATGATGAAGTAAACATTGCAAGGAGGCGAGCAAGTGAGCAATTTTCAAAAAAACCTTTTTGACAAAATAAACCAAAAAGCAAACATTGACCCAAATGACGTCTATAATGTGGCTGATTCAGTTAAAAACGCAGATTTTACCGATGAAAAAACAGTAAGAAATCTAGTACGTAGACTGTCAAAATTAGCAAATAAACCTTTATCAAAACAAAAAGAGGACAAAATCGTTAAGTCTATTACGAACGGCAATATGCCAATGGATGGCAACTCGTTAAATCAACTATTTAAGAAATAGCGTAAACTGGGCAAATGAGGATACAAAAACATAATAGCTCGCATAAAATAAATCGCACAAGCATTCATGGATAGAGTTGTTGTGGGTGTTATTTAGTCAAACAGAGATGAAGTTAGCCCCCTTCATCTCAACACATACCATTCATTTCAGACGATTAGTGCCTTTAATGCCTAATAGTGTATTAAAGGTCTTTTCGTGCTATATTTTCGTTCTCTATGTTATAATACGTTGTCAGATACAATAGCGTTATGTGTTTAGGGGTGAGTAAATGTCAGTATCAATGATCGCAATGTGGGTATCGCTTATAGGGATGGCTTTGTTAATTATAGCCATTGGTCTTATTTACTTAAGCAGGTACAAGCTAAAGGGATTGCTTAGTGGAATTGTAGCCACATTAGCTTACATTTGTTTCATTATAGGTAGTATTATTATATTTTATATTGTATTTAGTGGGCCAACCAGGTAAAAGGTTTAGGAGGTCTTTTTTAGTGAAATTTACATATATACGTGTATGTGGTGCAATGCTGCTATTAACGATGTTGTTAAGTGGCTGTTTATACCCAAATGATGAATTAGAAAAAAATCGAGTACCGAATGAAGATCAGTTGGAATTAGTTCAAAAATCTGTTGATGACTATCGTGAACAAACAAATGGTTTAGTCCCAATTAAGACGAAGGAAGAAGATACACCGATTTTCCAAAAATACTTAGTCGACTTCACCGCATTAAAGGCGAAACATTTGATAACAGAAATTCCTGGAAATGCCTATGAAAATGGCGGGGTCTACCAGTATACATTGATAACACCAGAGGATAACCCACGCGTAAAATTAATTGACTTACGTATGACTGAAGCAATACGCGAAGTCCGTGTTAAATTAGAAATTTATCGTAATGAACATTTATATCCCCCATATGGCGAAGAAATTGAAAACGGGGTATATAAACTGAATTATAAAAAACTAGGCTTTGACAGTGAACCGTACGTTGTAAGTCCATATTCCCAAAAAAACCTGCCAATTATAATGGATACGGATGGTCAATTATTTGTTGATTATCGGATGGATTTATACGAAGCATTGCAAAAGAATGAACACGATTATAAAGAAGGAGAAGACATTCGCAATCTATTAGCAGAGAACTCGCCGTTTGTTCCTGCTTACTCCCTTCCGTATACGGTTCGTAACGGAGAACCTGTCTTTTTAGAAAATAATAAATAACGCATAATCATTCCCTTGTAACATATATTGTTGCAAGGGAATTTATTTATATCTGAATGGACAATGGCAACGCAGGCGTCAACAACTAAATGGGCGGTCCTTTCGAAATAGAACAGGTGTATACGTCATTAGAATAGGCTAATAGGTGCATCGCAATTATTGTTTTCACTTTTTTAGTCATATTTTGATAGGACAACATCATAGACTTGTAATGTCAATTATTCGTAGTTTGTTCATTAGTAAAGGTTTAGTGAGATCGGGAGGGGATCGTTTGGAGAGAGTAGATATTTTTAAAGATATTTCGAAACGCACGAATGGAGATATTTACTTAGGCATTGTTGGAGCTGTTCGGACAGGTAAATCAACGTTTATCAAAAAATTTATGGAATCCGTTGTTTTACCAGATATTGAAGACGAAAGCGAACGAAGCAGGGCGCATGATGAATTGCCGCAAAGCGCGGCTGGAAAAACAATTATGACAACAGAACCTAAATTTGTACCAAATCAAGCTGTATCTGTTCACGTTGATGAAGGGTTAGACGTCAATGTGAGGCTTGTGGATTGTGTTGGGTATGCGGTTGAAGGTGCGAAAGGGTTTGAAGATGAAAATGGACCAAGAATGATTCACACCCCATGGTATGAAGAACCAATTCCATTTCATGATGCTGCCGAAATCGGAACGCGAAAAGTAATTCAGGAACATTCTACGATAGGTGTCGTTGTTACAACAGACGGAACAATTGGGGAAATACCGCGCAGTGATTATATTGATGCGGAAGCAAAAGTCGTTGAAGAATTAAAAGAAGTCGGAAAGCCGTTCATCATGGTTGTTAACTCTGTGAGACCATCAAGTCAAGAAACAGAATTGTTACGCCAGGAATTAGCTGAAACGTACGATATCCCTGTATTGGCAATGAGCATAGAGTCCATGACGGAACACGATGTATATAACGTATTACGTGAAGCGTTATATGAATTCCCGGTGTTAGAAGTAAATGTTAACTTGCCAAGCTGGGTTATGGTATTACGAGAAAACCATTGGCTCAGAGAGAACTATCAGGACGCCATTCAAACAACGGTAAAGGACATTAAACGACTGCGTGATGTCGATCACATTGTTGGACACTTCGCTGATTACGATTATATCGATCAGGCGAATATTGCTGGGATGGAGATGGGAGACGGGGTTGCCGAAATTGATTTACATGCACCGGACCATTTATATGATCAAGTTTTAAAAGAAATAGTCGGTGAAGAAATCCGCGGAAAAGACCATTTACTTGAATTGATGCAGGATTTTGCACATGCAAAGCGCGAGTATGATCAGGTATCAGGTGCATTGCAAATGGTGAAACAAACCGGCTATGGAATTGCGGCACCTAGTCTAGAAGATATGGAATTGGATGAACCAGAAATTATTCGTCAAGGTTCCAGATTTGGCGTACGACTCAAAGCAGTTGCACCATCCATCCACATGATTCGGGTTGAAGTAGAGTCTGAGTTTTCACCAATTATCGGAACAGAAAAACAGAGTGAGGAACTGGTACGATATCTCATGCAGGATTTTGAAGAGGATCCATTATCAATTTGGGAATCAGACATTTTTGGTCGCTCCCTAAGTTCAATCGTCAGGGAAGGCATACAGGCAAAAATTGCAATGATGCCCGAGAATGCCAGATACAAATTAAAGGACACGCTTGAACGGATTATTAACGAAGGGTCAGGCGGTTTAATCGCAATTATTTTATAGCAGCTTACATGGCTGCTATTTTTTTTTTGCAGTTTTGCAGGAAAGTATTAAATTCGAGGAGCTATTATGCTACACCAGATGTTTTCGGTAGGTCGAGTAATCGGACACTTGCGCTTTTCTTACCTTTTTTAAAATTTTTTTTAGTAACAGCAGGAAATCAACCATTTTTGTCGTATAGATATAGTATTAGCAGGTAATGACGGCCTGCAAGCATATTTCCATAAATAGGGAAAAATCATAGCAAAAGTTAATTAAAATTCAATAATAACCTAAAAAAAACGATCTTATTGTTGAATTTTGTTGCAAACTCCGTTATTATAAGCCTTGTCATCCTTGAAAAAGATGGCATTTAAGTATAAAAGAAGGCTAATTGGTTAACAAATGAAACAAGATTAATTATTTGTTCCAATGTCGATTGAAACTTTTGGGAGGAGGTGAATGTCATGAATAAAACAGACTTAGTAAATGCAGTTGCTGAAAAAAGCGAGCTTTCTAAGAAAGATGCTACAAAAGCTGTCGATGCAGTTTTTGAATCTGTCATGGATTCACTTAAAAACGGTGAAAAAGTACAGCTAATTGGATTCGGAAACTTTGAAGTGCGTGAGCGTTCAGCTCGTAAAGGACGTAATCCACAAACTGGGGAAGAAATTGAAATTCCAGCAAGCAAAGTTCCTGCGTTTAAACCAGGTAAGGCCCTAAAAGATACAGTAAAATAATTGATTTACATAGGGCGAAAGAGGGTGCGTTTATAACGCACCCTCTTTCTGTTTACTCTATTATGATTGGCTCACAGACCCAATTCTTGATATAGTGTAGAAGTATAGATTAGGAGGAGTTCAAATGGATAATGCAAACACAGATTTTTTTGTAATTAAAGCATTAGAAGATGGTGTTAATGTCATTGGATTAACAAGGGGAACAGATACACGCTTTCACCATGCGGAAAAACTGGATAAAGACGAGGTAATGATCGCCCAATTTACAGAACATACATCAGCTGTAAAAGTTAGGGGGAAAGCGATCATCCAAACAAGCCATGGACAACTGGACAATGATTAATATTTTCACTTTATTGTTCGTCTGTTTATGATTTGTCGATAAAATTATGCTATAATGACAGATGGAAAATTCAAAGGCGAAAAATATCTGTCTAACAGATGTCGATAAAATCTAGCGTCTAATAGGCTAGAGTTTGTTTATACAGAAGAAAGGGCTTGGTGATGGCGTTTTGAGTACATCAGGTATGGAACTTGAAAATATAAAGACTTTGATTGAAACCAAAATCCAGCATACATATCTTGAAAAATACATTAAAAAGCCCGTGCTTGATGACGAGAAATTAATGATTTTAATATCCATTATCGATAATACAACATTATCAGATGCAAAAAAAAAGCAATATATCATCACAACCATGCTAGTTCAGATTGCACTTGATACACATGATCAAGTAATAAAAGTTACACAACCGGATGAGGAAAAACAACAAAAACAGCAAAAGCAACTTACTGTTTTAGCTGGTGATTATTATAGTGGGTTGTACTATTCCTTACTTGCAGAAGCCGGAGACTATGATATGATTCATGTCCTTGCATCCGCGATTAAAGAGATCAATGAATATAAAATGAAACTATATTATTTAGAAGCAAACTCATTTCTGTCATTTATCAAGTTAACCCAGAAAATAGAATCCCTCTTATTTGTTCATGTTGCTGAACATGTTAAGGAATTCGCGGTTAAAAATGTTATCGAAGAATGGCTATTGGCTAGTAAATTGCTACAGGAAAGGGAGCATGTTACCAAAGAAGGTTACTCCCCTTTACTTGATCTATGGTTTAGTCAATCTCGTGCGGACGCCTATTCGACTATGGTCAAAACTGTTGAGACGATTACCAATCGTACACTACAGCATATTGAGCAAATATTACCGCAGCTTCCAGGCTATCATACCAGCTTAAAAAACCATATTTTCAATCAAATCAAGAGAAATTTGAACAAACAAACTACAAAAGCGGAAGAAGGGTAAATGATGCCACAACAGTCGAAAGAAGAACGTGTCCACCACGTCTTTGAAAAAATATACGATAACTATGACTCCATGAATTCAATCATTTCCTTTCAGCGCCATAAGGCATGGCGGAAAGATGTCATGAATCGAATGCAGGTTAAACAGGGAGCAAAAGCACTGGACGTCTGCTGTGGTACAGGAGATTGGTCCATTTCACTGGCTAAGAAAATTGGGCCAGATGGGGAAGTTATCGGGCTCGATTTTAGCGAAAACATGCTTACAGTAGCTAAAGAAAAGCAGAAGAAAACATTTCCGATGAAGCAACTCAGCTTTATGCATGGAAACGCCATGGATCTTCCGTTTGCTGATGATTCATTTGATTATGTAACCATTGGGTTCGGATTACGGAATGTCCCAGACTATATGACTGTATTAAAAGAATTATACCGTGTTGTTAAACCACATGGCAAAGTGGTATGCTTGGAAACGTCCCAGCCGACAATGATTGGATTTAGACAGGGCTATTATTTTTATTTTCGTTTTATCATGCCTTTCATTGGACGACTCTTCGCAAAAAGCTACCAAGAGTATGCATGGTTGCATGAATCAGCTAAAGGATTTCCAGGCAAAAAAGAATTAAAGCATATGTTTCAAGAAGCAGGATTTTCTCATGTCCAAGTGAAGAGCTATACGGGTGGTGTAGCAGCAATGCATATGGGATATAAAGAGGAAACAAAAGCGTAAGCGCCCGTTTAGTGACGTACGGAGTTGAGCGAAGTATCGCTAGGCGCTGGAGTTGGCTATAGCTATTTTAGCGGTCAACATGCTATACTTTCTTAGCTTTTAACAAAACAATAGTACGAGAATTTAAAGGTGACATGCATGAAAATAGCTAAAATATATGGATTTTTAAAAAAAGACTTAGATCGAATTGAAGTGGCGTTAAATAACGTAATACAAGCTGAACACCCTGTATTACGAAAAGCATCGACCCAATTGTTAGAAGCGGGCGGAAAACGAATTCGTCCCGTCTTTGTTCTGCTGTCTGGACAATTTGGCAACTATGATATGGAACGAATGAAGACGGTAGCTGTCTCCCTTGAATTGATTCACATGGCTACACTTGTTCATGACGATGTAATTGATGACGCAGAATTACGACGGGGGAAACCGACAATCAGGCAAATGTATGATAATCGGGTCGCAATGTATGCAGGCGATTACATATTAGCTCGATCCTTAGAAAGCATTACTTCATTACGAAAACCAAATGCACATCTCGTGCTGTCCAAGACAATTGTCGAAGTGTGTATTGGGGAAATTGAACAAATTAAAGATAAATACGACTGGAGCCAGCAACTGCGCGATTATTTACGCAGGATCAAGCGGAAAACGGCTCTGTTAATTGCAACAAGCTGTAAATTAGGCGCGATTGCCGCGGATGTACCAGAAGAAATTGCCAACAAATTATACAGGTATGGGTATTACATTGGCATGTCTTATCAAATAATTGATGACATCCTTGATTTCACATCATCAGCTACTGAACTTGGCAAACCAGCTGGGCACGATTTACTTCAAGGGAACATTACCTTACCTGTTTTATATGCAATGCAAGACGAAACATTTTATGCCTTATTAAAAGAAGCATTTGCTAATCCGGATACGGTAAATGAAGCACACATGCATGACCTTGTTCGAAATTTAAATCAAACAAATGCCATTTCATGTTCCTATCAGTTAAGTGATCTTTATTTGAAAAAGGCTTTAGCCATTGTCGATCAGTTACCAAATAATAAAGCAAAAAACACGTTACGAGACATTGCAAAATACATTGGGAAAAGGCGTTCATAAGTCGTTGTCATATTTGCAAAAATTTGTTAGAATTTAAAAGGCTGTACTAATTATACATACTAGAAGAGGTGGAAAGATGGAGAAAACATTTTTAATGGTAAAACCTGACGGAGTTCAACGTAATTTAATCGGAGAGATTGTTAATCGATTCGAGCGAAAAGGCTTTCAATTAGCTGGAGCTAAGTTAATGACTATTTCTAATGATTTGGCTGAAAACCATTATGGAGAACATAAAGAACGTCCTTTCTTTGGTGAATTGGTTGATTTCATTACTTCCGGACCTGTGTTTGCAATGGTTTGGGAAGGGGAAAATGTTATCGCAACTGCACGTGAAATGATGGGAAAAACAAATCCTCAGGAAGCTGCACCTGGAACAATCCGTGGTGACTTCGGTGTTACTGTTGGTAAAAACGTTATTCATGGTTCTGACTCACCAGAAAGTGCTGAACGTGAAATCAACCTATTTTTTGACGGAAGCGATGTTTTAACCTATTCGAAACAAGATAGCGCATGGATTTATTAAACAAAAACCTCCGTTTAAAACGGAGGTTTTCCTTTAAGTAGAGGAGAAGAGAAATGGCTGAGGATTACATACATTTTATTGCACGTATCAAACAAAAGCTTGGCATTGATTTAAGGTTGTATAAAGAGGCCCAAATGAAACGCCGACTCACATCACTAAGAAACAAACGTGGATATGCTGATTTTGATACATATTATCAAGCATTAGACACTAATGAACAATTGTTACAGGAATTCATTGATCGATTGACAATTAATGTTTCTGAATTCTATCGTAATCCGAAGCGTTGGGATGTACTACAGAAGAAAATCCTTCCTTTGTTGCTGGAAAAGAAACAGAAATTATCCATCTGGAGTGCTGCCTGTTCAACAGGCGAAGAGCCCTATAGCATCGCTCTAATGGCAAACGAACATTTTCCTGATGCGGACGTACAAGTTCTCGCAACAGATATCGATGATACAGTATTGGAAAAAGCCAAACAAGGTATTTATCCAGCGCAAGCATTAAAGGACTTGCCGAAGCAGATGAAGGAAAAATACTTTACAGAAGAACATGGGTTATATCACATCGATAAACATATTAAACGAAAGATTACATTCAAACGACATAACTTGTTAGCCGACCGTTATCCCAGCGGCAATGATCTTATCGTCTGCCGCAATGTGCTAATCTATTTTACGGACCAGGCGAAAGAAACAATCTATAAAAATTTTAGTGATTCGTTAGTTGAAAATGGTGTGTTGTTTGTTGGTAGTACCGAACAAATTTTCAGTCCCAACAAATACGGTTTAGCTTTACAAGATACATTTTTTTACCAAAAAGAATAAACACGAAATACTCTTGCCGGATCATGTCAAGAGTATTTTTGTATGTTTCTTTGTATAAGGCTCTTTTCGCCATGTTTGTTACTTCTTTATTTCGCAGTTGATATATAATGCGCAGTAATGAAGTTCTCTTTGGTGACACTTTCTTCCCGTTCCAATGGTATATGAGTACTTGGATTCGCTCCGTCAGAATACTTCGCTTTCCATGGGCACGGCCTCAGCCTCCTCGGAAGCAAAGAACGCTTCCTTGAAAAAGAAATCCACTTTTTCTGCGTGCGATGTAATACCACTGGAGTTTTCCTTGTCCTGCGGGGTCTTCGGACTCGTGCTGTTCCCATAGGACAAGGAATGCTTCGGCAGCGTTACATCGCACGCAGAAAATCGAACTGTATTTTCAAGGAGTCTACGTATTCTGACTCCGCTAGTAGAAGTTCCCTAATTTTTGTGTAGATATAGCATGTATATCAAGTAATAGCACCTACTAGAGAAGGGAAAACACGGAGACTCCTGCGGGAACAATGGTTTTCGGTGGGGCGAGTTAGCGCAGCCCCAGCACGTGTCTGAAGACTTCGAAGCGGCGGTTTTCCGCTTCGGAGGCTGAAGCCGCGCCCGCGGAAAGCGTAGTGTTTTCCCGTAGCGGTTGTCAAAGCTCCGAATTTGATTTCTAGTTATTGAGCATAATATATCTACTGTGTAAAAAACAAACAAACTTTAGATGAAAATTCCTAATTTATTGAATTGATATATAGTAAGAACCCATTTAGCGAAGGTCTAACTACCAAATAATGCGGGATAAATAAAATTTTTCATAAAATAATGTCACATTTAGAATATGATATGGTATAGTAATACAAAATTGTTTTGATGGAGGATGAAATATGCGCTACTTAACTGCAGGAGAATCTCATGGGAAACAATTAACAGCAATCATCGAAGGTATTCCTTCAAATATGCCGTTGGTTAAAGAAGATATTAATGCCTCATTACTGCGCAGGCAAAAAGGCCACGGTCGCGGAAAACGAATGCAAATTGAGAAAGATCTAGTAGAAATCACGAGTGGTGTACGACATGGGTACACATTAGGGTCACCGATTTCGCTAGTAATACATAATGACGATTTTAAACATTGGATAGACATCATGGGGGAAGATCCAGTAGATGAAGATGCAAAAATCAGGCGTACTGTATCCCGCCCACGTCCAGGACATGCCGATTTAAATGGAGCGTTAAAATATGGGCACCGTGATATGCGTAATGTACTTGAACGTTCATCGGCGAGAGAAACAGCTGCTAGAGTTGCTGCTGGGGCTGTAGCCAAAACATTATTAAAACAGCTCGGAATTGACATAATCGGCTATGTAAAAGAGATTGCCGGAATCCAAGCACAAGATGATCCATCACTTTCCATGGAAGAACGAATTGAAAAACAGGAAGCATCACCTGTAAGAACACTAGATAAAACAGTTGAAAAGCAAATGATGGATGCGATTGATCAGGCGAAAAAAGATGGTGATTCTATCGGTGGTGTTGTAGAAGTTTATGTGGAAGGAATGCCTGCTGGCGTAGGTTCATACGTACACTATGACCGCAAGCTTGATGGCAGAATTGCTGGTAGTGTAGCGAGTATTAATGCCTTTAAAGGTGTTGAATTTGGCATTGGCTTTGAAGCAGCACGTAAAAATGGTAGTGAGGTACATGATGAAATTGCTTGGA
Coding sequences within:
- the hepT gene encoding heptaprenyl diphosphate synthase component II, with the protein product MKIAKIYGFLKKDLDRIEVALNNVIQAEHPVLRKASTQLLEAGGKRIRPVFVLLSGQFGNYDMERMKTVAVSLELIHMATLVHDDVIDDAELRRGKPTIRQMYDNRVAMYAGDYILARSLESITSLRKPNAHLVLSKTIVEVCIGEIEQIKDKYDWSQQLRDYLRRIKRKTALLIATSCKLGAIAADVPEEIANKLYRYGYYIGMSYQIIDDILDFTSSATELGKPAGHDLLQGNITLPVLYAMQDETFYALLKEAFANPDTVNEAHMHDLVRNLNQTNAISCSYQLSDLYLKKALAIVDQLPNNKAKNTLRDIAKYIGKRRS
- the ndk gene encoding nucleoside-diphosphate kinase, translated to MEKTFLMVKPDGVQRNLIGEIVNRFERKGFQLAGAKLMTISNDLAENHYGEHKERPFFGELVDFITSGPVFAMVWEGENVIATAREMMGKTNPQEAAPGTIRGDFGVTVGKNVIHGSDSPESAEREINLFFDGSDVLTYSKQDSAWIY
- a CDS encoding CheR family methyltransferase, translating into MAEDYIHFIARIKQKLGIDLRLYKEAQMKRRLTSLRNKRGYADFDTYYQALDTNEQLLQEFIDRLTINVSEFYRNPKRWDVLQKKILPLLLEKKQKLSIWSAACSTGEEPYSIALMANEHFPDADVQVLATDIDDTVLEKAKQGIYPAQALKDLPKQMKEKYFTEEHGLYHIDKHIKRKITFKRHNLLADRYPSGNDLIVCRNVLIYFTDQAKETIYKNFSDSLVENGVLFVGSTEQIFSPNKYGLALQDTFFYQKE
- the aroC gene encoding chorismate synthase, giving the protein MRYLTAGESHGKQLTAIIEGIPSNMPLVKEDINASLLRRQKGHGRGKRMQIEKDLVEITSGVRHGYTLGSPISLVIHNDDFKHWIDIMGEDPVDEDAKIRRTVSRPRPGHADLNGALKYGHRDMRNVLERSSARETAARVAAGAVAKTLLKQLGIDIIGYVKEIAGIQAQDDPSLSMEERIEKQEASPVRTLDKTVEKQMMDAIDQAKKDGDSIGGVVEVYVEGMPAGVGSYVHYDRKLDGRIAGSVASINAFKGVEFGIGFEAARKNGSEVHDEIAWNKQDGYYRKTNRLGGFEGGMTTGMPIVVKGVMKPIPTLYKPLQSVDIETKEPFNASIERSDSCAVPAASVVMEHVVAFEIARTLLEQFPHDQFPKLQKAVEDYREEIRCF